Proteins from one Puntigrus tetrazona isolate hp1 chromosome 10, ASM1883169v1, whole genome shotgun sequence genomic window:
- the cwc27 gene encoding spliceosome-associated protein CWC27 homolog: protein MSNIYIQEPPTNGKVLLKTSAGDIDIELWSKEAPKACRNFTQLCMEGYYDGTVFHRVVPEFIVQGGDPTGSGMGGESIYGRPFKDEFHSRLRFNRRGLVAMANAGPHDNGSQFFFTLGRADELNNKHTIFGKVTGDTVYNMLRLAEVDCDRDERPLNPHKIRSTEVLHSAFDDIVPREIKAKKEKNKEEGKKSQSKATKNFNLLSFGEEAEEDEEMVNQVSQTMKGKSKSSHDLLKDDPKLSSVPVVDRNQSGGDELEDGDDDSEDDGDRESERERIRENISQKLKKDKTDEKRSNPDTLKKTSRSDELRKEARQLKKELLAIKQRKEDGVKKEEDVSEGDSKPSSEAVTEYLESRKKYEDMRKQKLKKGSGREAQTLALLERFKSKLSSAISESPSVPEEDVEELGEDDDKGWMGHVLHFDEQSRKVKDANMQDEDTFEIYDPRNPVNKRRREESKKLMKEKKARR from the exons ATGAGCAACATATATATTCAAGAGCCACCAACGAATGGAAAG GTCTTGCTGAAGACCTCCGCGGGTGATATTGATATAGAGCTCTGGTCTAAGGAAGCGCCCAAGGCATGTAGAAACTTCACTCAGCTCTGTATGGAGG GTTACTACGATGGCACAGTTTTTCATCGCGTGGTGCCAGAATTCATCGTTCAAGGAGGAGATCCCACAGGCTCCGGGATGGGAGGGGAGTCCATCTACGGTCGCCCTTTCAAG GATGAGTTTCACTCCAGATTGCGCTTCAATCGGAGAGGTTTGGTCGCTATGGCGAACGCGGGACCTCATGATAACGGGAGCCAGTTCTTCTTTACTCTCGGACGCGCCGACGAGCTCAACAACAAGCACACCATTTTCGGAAAG GTCACAGGAGACACGGTGTATAACATGCTCAGGCTAGCGGAGGTGGACTGTGACCGAGATGAACGCCCGCTCAACCCGCACAAAATCCGATCCACGGAG GTCTTACATTCTGCCTTCGACGACATCGTTCCACGtgaaattaaagctaaaaaagagaagaacaaaGAAGAAGGGAAGAAATCGCAGTCCAAAGCAACAAA GAATTTCAACTTGTTGTCGTTTGGCGAGGAGGCCGAGGAAGATGAGGAGATGGTCAATCAAGTCAGCCAG ACCATGAAAGGAAAAAGCAAAAGCAGTCATGACCTGCTGAAGGACGATCCCAAGTTAAGCTCTGTTCCCGTCGTTGACAG GAACCAAAGCGGCGGAGATGAACTAGAG GACGGAGATGACGATTCGGAGGACGACGGCGATCGGGAATCAGAGAGGGAGAGGATCCGAGAGAACATCTCACAGAAACTAAAGAAAGACAAGACGGATGAGAAGAGGTCCAATCCGGACACGCTGAAGAAGACTTCCAGGAG TGATGAATTGAGAAAAGAAGCTCGCCAGCTGAAGAAAGAATTACTTGCAATCAAACAGCGAAAAGAAGATGGTGTGAAGAAAGAAGAGGATGTCAGCGAGG GTGACAGTAAGCCGAGCAGTGAGGCGGTGACAGAGTACCTGGAGAGCAGGAAGAAGTATGAAGACATGAGGAAGCAGAAACTGAAGAAAGGCTCTGGCCGAGAGGCTCAG ACACTCGCCCTTTTGGAACGCTTCAAATCCAAGCTATCATCTGCAATTTCGGAGTCTCCTAGTGTTCCAGAGGAAGACGTCGAGGAACTTGGCGAGGATGACGATAAGGGCTG GATGGGCCATGTTCTCCACTTTGATGAACAAAGCAGAAAGGTAAAAGATGCCAACATGCAGGACGAAGACACATTCGAGATCTATGATCCACGCAACCCCGTCAACAAGAGGAGACGAGAGGAGAGCAAAAAACTCATGAAAGAGAAGAAGGCCAGGAGGTGA